Within the Flavobacteriales bacterium genome, the region TATTTATAGAGGATTAGAAAGAGGTCATTAGAGTTGTTGATATTCGAGACTTTAATGGCTGGTCTACGAGCTGATGTGGGGCTTGGTACGTGGCCGGTCCACTTATCGCCGTCATCATGTTCTTGTTGCTCATTTTCGGTAAGGAGTTTGGCTTCAGTGCTAACCTGCGCACAATGTGTGCGATAGGTGGTGGAGGCCAATTGTCCGACTTCTTCAAGTTCGATTGGAAAAGCCAGGTGTGGAATTTGGTTTTCGCCGTTGGAGCAATTATGGGCGGGTATATCGCCCACGAATACATGATGCCTTCTGAAAAGATCGCCCTGAACCCGAAAACGATAGAAGAACTCGAGAATTACGGAACCCACAACGCTGGTGATCAGTATTTACCTCCAGAAATGTTTACCCGGGAATTTTTGTCGACGTGGCAGGGACTGGTCATCATGATCGGTGGAGGATTTCTGATCGGATTTGGAACGCGATACGCCGGTTTGAGCAATCTTCAATGGCCATCTCTGTTG harbors:
- a CDS encoding YeeE/YedE family protein translates to MFLLLIFGKEFGFSANLRTMCAIGGGGQLSDFFKFDWKSQVWNLVFAVGAIMGGYIAHEYMMPSEKIALNPKTIEELENYGTHNAGDQYLPPEMFTREFLSTWQGLVIMIGGGFLIGFGTRYAGLSNLQWPSLLAVIGFFIGGLITTYFILPFLLPG